One Papio anubis isolate 15944 chromosome 9, Panubis1.0, whole genome shotgun sequence genomic window carries:
- the USP5 gene encoding ubiquitin carboxyl-terminal hydrolase 5 isoform X1, whose translation MAELSEEALLSVLPTIRVPKAGDRVHKDECAFSFDTPESEGGLYICMNTFLGFGKQYVERHFNKTGQRVYLHLRRTRRLKEEDPATGTGDPPRKKPTRLAIGVEGGFDLSEEKFELDEDVKIVILPDYLEIARDGLGGLPDIVRDRVTSAVEALLSADSASRKQEVQAWDGEVRQVSKHAFSLKQLDNPARIPPCGWKCSKCDMRENLWLNLTDGSILCGRRYFDGSGGNNHAVEHYRETGYPLAVKLGTITPDGADVYSYDEDDMVLDPSLAEHLSHFGIDMLKMQKTDKTMTELEIDMNQRIGEWELIQESGVPLKPLFGPGYTGIQNLGNSCYLNSVVQVLFSIPDFQRKYVDKLEKIFQNAPTDPTQDFSTQVAKLGHGLLSGEYSKPVPESGDGERVPEQKEVQDGIAPRMFKALIGKGHPEFSTNRQQDAQEFFLHLINMVERNCRSSENPNEVFRFLVEEKIKCLATEKVKYTQRVDYIMQLPVPMDAALNKEELLEYEEKKRQAEEEKMPLPELVRAQVPFSSCLEAYGAPEQVDDFWSTALQAKSVAVKTTRFASFPDYLVIQIKKFTFGLDWVPKKLDVSIEMPEELDISQLRGTGLQPGEEELPDIAPPLVTPDEPKGSLGFYGNEDEDSFCSPHFSSPTSPMLDESVIIQLVEMGFPMDACRKAVYYTGNSGAEAAMNWVMSHMDDPDFANPLILPGSSGPGSTSAAADPPPEDCVTTIVSMGFSRDQALKALRATNNSLERAVDWIFSHIDDLDAEAAMDISEGRSAADSISESVPVGPKVRDGPGKYQLFAFISHMGTSTMCGHYVCHIKKEGRWVIYNDQKVCASEKPPKDLGYIYFYQRVAS comes from the exons ATGGCGGAGCTGAGTGAGGAGGCGCTGCTGTCAGTATTACCGACGATCCGGGTCCCTAAGGCTGGAGACCGGGTCCACAAAGACGAGTGCGCCTTCTCCTTCGACACGCCG GAGTCTGAGGGGGGCCTCTACATCTGTATGAACACATTTCTGGGCTTCGGGAAACAGTATGTGGAGAGACATTTCAATAAGACTGGCCAGCGAGTCTACCTGCACCTCCGGCGGACCCGGCGTCTG AAAGAGGAGGACCCTGCTACAGGCACTGGAGACCCACCCCGGAAGAAGCCCACGCGGCTGGCTATTg GTGTTGAAGGCGGGTTTGACCTTAGCGAGGAGAAGTTTGAATTAGACGAGGATGTGAAGATTGTCATTTTGCCAGATTACCTGGAGATTGCCCGGGATGGACTGGGGGGACTGCCTGACATTGTCAGAGATCGG GTGACCAGTGCAGTGGAGGCCCTACTGTCAGCTGACTCAGCCTCCCGCAAGCAGGAGGTGCAGGCATGGGATGGGGAAGTACGGCAGGTGTCTAAGCATGCCTTCAGCCTCAAGCAGTTGGACAACCCTGCTCGAATCCCTCCCTG TGGCTGGAAGTGCTCTAAGTGTGACATGAGAGAGAACCTGTGGCTCAACCTGACGGATGGCTCCATCCTCTGTGGGCGACGCTACTTCGACGGCAGTGGGGGCAACAACCACGCTGTGGAGCACTACCGGGAGACGGGCTACCCATTAGCTGTCAAGCTGGGCACCATCACCCCTGATGGAGCTG ACGTGTACTCATATGATGAGGATGACATGGTCCTGGACCCCAGCCTGGCTGAGCACCTGTCCCACTTCGGCATCGACATGCTGAAGATGCAGAAG ACAGACAAGACGATGACTGAGTTGGAGATAGACATGAACCAGCGGATTGGTGAATGGGAGCTGATCCAGGAGTCGGGTGTGCCACTCAAGCCCCTGTTTGGGCCTGGCTACACAGGCATCCAGAACCTGGGTAACAGCTGCTACCTCAACTCCGTGGTCCAGGTGCTCTTCAGCATCCCTGACTTCCAGAGGAA GTATGTGGATAAGCTGGAGAAGATCTTCCAGAATGCCCCGACGGACCCTACCCAGGACTTCAGCACCCAGGT GGCCAAGCTGGGCCATGGCCTTCTCTCCGGGGAGTATTCCAAGCCAGTACCAGAGTCGGGCGATGGGGAGCGGGTGCCAGAACAGAAG GAAGTTCAAGATGGCATTGCCCCTCGGATGTTCAAGGCCCTCATCGGCAAGGGCCACCCTGAATTCTCCACCAACCGGCAGCAGGATGCCCAGGAGTTCTTCCTTCACCTTATCAACATGGTGGAG AGGAATTGCCGGAGCTCTGAAAATCCGAATGAAGTGTTCCGCTTCTTAGTGGAGGAAAAGATTAAGTGCCTGGCCACAGAGAAGGTGAAGTACACCCAGCGAGTTGACTACATCATGCAGCTGCCTGTGCCCATGGATGCAGCCCTTAACAAAG AGGAGCTTCTGGAGTACGAGGAGAAGAAGCGGCAAGCCGAAGAGGAGAAGATGCCACTGCCAGAACTGGTTCGGGCCCAGGTGCCCTTCAGCTCTTGCCTGGAGGCCTACGGGGCCCCTGAGCAGGTGGATGACTTCTGGAGCACGGCCCTGCAGGCCAAGTCAGTAGCTGTCAA GACCACACGATTTGCCTCATTCCCTGACTACCTGGTCATCCAGATCAAGAAGTTCACCTTCGGCTTAGACTGGGTGCCCAAGAAACTGG ATGTGTCCATCGAGATGCCAGAGGAGCTCGACATCTCCCAGTTGAGGGGCACAGGGCTGCAGCCTGGAGAGGAGGAGCTGCCAGACATTGCCCCACCCCTGGTCACTCCGGATGAGCCCAAAGGTAGCCTTGGTTTCTATGGCAACGAAGACGAAGACTCCTTCTGCTCCCCTCACTTCTCCTCTCCGACAT CACCCATGCTGGATGAATCCGTCATCATCCAGTTGGTGGAGATGGGCTTCCCTATGGACGCCTGCCGCAAAGCTGTCTACTACACGGGCAACAGCGGGGCCGAGGCCGCCATGAACTGGGTCATGTCACACATGGATGATCCAG ATTTTGCGAACCCCCTCATCCTGCCTGGGTCTAGCGGGCCAGGCTCCACAAGTGCGGCAGCCGACCCCCCTCCCGAGGACTGTGTGACCACCATTGTCTCCATGGGCTTCTCCCGGGACCAGGCCCTGAAAGCGCTGCGGGCCACG AACAATAGTTTAGAACGGGCTGTGGACTGGATCTTCAGTCACATTGATGACCTGGATGCTGAAGCTGCCATGGACATCTCAGAGGGCCGCTCAGCTGCCGACTCCATCTCTGAGTCTGTGCCAGTGGGACCTAAAGTCCGGGATGGTCCTGGAA AGTATCAGCTCTTTGCCTTCATTAGTCACATGGGCACCTCGACCATGTGTGGTCACTACGTCTGCCACATCAAGAAGGAAGGCAG
- the USP5 gene encoding ubiquitin carboxyl-terminal hydrolase 5 isoform X2 yields MAELSEEALLSVLPTIRVPKAGDRVHKDECAFSFDTPESEGGLYICMNTFLGFGKQYVERHFNKTGQRVYLHLRRTRRLKEEDPATGTGDPPRKKPTRLAIGVEGGFDLSEEKFELDEDVKIVILPDYLEIARDGLGGLPDIVRDRVTSAVEALLSADSASRKQEVQAWDGEVRQVSKHAFSLKQLDNPARIPPCGWKCSKCDMRENLWLNLTDGSILCGRRYFDGSGGNNHAVEHYRETGYPLAVKLGTITPDGADVYSYDEDDMVLDPSLAEHLSHFGIDMLKMQKTDKTMTELEIDMNQRIGEWELIQESGVPLKPLFGPGYTGIQNLGNSCYLNSVVQVLFSIPDFQRKYVDKLEKIFQNAPTDPTQDFSTQVAKLGHGLLSGEYSKPVPESGDGERVPEQKEVQDGIAPRMFKALIGKGHPEFSTNRQQDAQEFFLHLINMVERNCRSSENPNEVFRFLVEEKIKCLATEKVKYTQRVDYIMQLPVPMDAALNKEELLEYEEKKRQAEEEKMPLPELVRAQVPFSSCLEAYGAPEQVDDFWSTALQAKSVAVKTTRFASFPDYLVIQIKKFTFGLDWVPKKLDVSIEMPEELDISQLRGTGLQPGEEELPDIAPPLVTPDEPKAPMLDESVIIQLVEMGFPMDACRKAVYYTGNSGAEAAMNWVMSHMDDPDFANPLILPGSSGPGSTSAAADPPPEDCVTTIVSMGFSRDQALKALRATNNSLERAVDWIFSHIDDLDAEAAMDISEGRSAADSISESVPVGPKVRDGPGKYQLFAFISHMGTSTMCGHYVCHIKKEGRWVIYNDQKVCASEKPPKDLGYIYFYQRVAS; encoded by the exons ATGGCGGAGCTGAGTGAGGAGGCGCTGCTGTCAGTATTACCGACGATCCGGGTCCCTAAGGCTGGAGACCGGGTCCACAAAGACGAGTGCGCCTTCTCCTTCGACACGCCG GAGTCTGAGGGGGGCCTCTACATCTGTATGAACACATTTCTGGGCTTCGGGAAACAGTATGTGGAGAGACATTTCAATAAGACTGGCCAGCGAGTCTACCTGCACCTCCGGCGGACCCGGCGTCTG AAAGAGGAGGACCCTGCTACAGGCACTGGAGACCCACCCCGGAAGAAGCCCACGCGGCTGGCTATTg GTGTTGAAGGCGGGTTTGACCTTAGCGAGGAGAAGTTTGAATTAGACGAGGATGTGAAGATTGTCATTTTGCCAGATTACCTGGAGATTGCCCGGGATGGACTGGGGGGACTGCCTGACATTGTCAGAGATCGG GTGACCAGTGCAGTGGAGGCCCTACTGTCAGCTGACTCAGCCTCCCGCAAGCAGGAGGTGCAGGCATGGGATGGGGAAGTACGGCAGGTGTCTAAGCATGCCTTCAGCCTCAAGCAGTTGGACAACCCTGCTCGAATCCCTCCCTG TGGCTGGAAGTGCTCTAAGTGTGACATGAGAGAGAACCTGTGGCTCAACCTGACGGATGGCTCCATCCTCTGTGGGCGACGCTACTTCGACGGCAGTGGGGGCAACAACCACGCTGTGGAGCACTACCGGGAGACGGGCTACCCATTAGCTGTCAAGCTGGGCACCATCACCCCTGATGGAGCTG ACGTGTACTCATATGATGAGGATGACATGGTCCTGGACCCCAGCCTGGCTGAGCACCTGTCCCACTTCGGCATCGACATGCTGAAGATGCAGAAG ACAGACAAGACGATGACTGAGTTGGAGATAGACATGAACCAGCGGATTGGTGAATGGGAGCTGATCCAGGAGTCGGGTGTGCCACTCAAGCCCCTGTTTGGGCCTGGCTACACAGGCATCCAGAACCTGGGTAACAGCTGCTACCTCAACTCCGTGGTCCAGGTGCTCTTCAGCATCCCTGACTTCCAGAGGAA GTATGTGGATAAGCTGGAGAAGATCTTCCAGAATGCCCCGACGGACCCTACCCAGGACTTCAGCACCCAGGT GGCCAAGCTGGGCCATGGCCTTCTCTCCGGGGAGTATTCCAAGCCAGTACCAGAGTCGGGCGATGGGGAGCGGGTGCCAGAACAGAAG GAAGTTCAAGATGGCATTGCCCCTCGGATGTTCAAGGCCCTCATCGGCAAGGGCCACCCTGAATTCTCCACCAACCGGCAGCAGGATGCCCAGGAGTTCTTCCTTCACCTTATCAACATGGTGGAG AGGAATTGCCGGAGCTCTGAAAATCCGAATGAAGTGTTCCGCTTCTTAGTGGAGGAAAAGATTAAGTGCCTGGCCACAGAGAAGGTGAAGTACACCCAGCGAGTTGACTACATCATGCAGCTGCCTGTGCCCATGGATGCAGCCCTTAACAAAG AGGAGCTTCTGGAGTACGAGGAGAAGAAGCGGCAAGCCGAAGAGGAGAAGATGCCACTGCCAGAACTGGTTCGGGCCCAGGTGCCCTTCAGCTCTTGCCTGGAGGCCTACGGGGCCCCTGAGCAGGTGGATGACTTCTGGAGCACGGCCCTGCAGGCCAAGTCAGTAGCTGTCAA GACCACACGATTTGCCTCATTCCCTGACTACCTGGTCATCCAGATCAAGAAGTTCACCTTCGGCTTAGACTGGGTGCCCAAGAAACTGG ATGTGTCCATCGAGATGCCAGAGGAGCTCGACATCTCCCAGTTGAGGGGCACAGGGCTGCAGCCTGGAGAGGAGGAGCTGCCAGACATTGCCCCACCCCTGGTCACTCCGGATGAGCCCAAAG CACCCATGCTGGATGAATCCGTCATCATCCAGTTGGTGGAGATGGGCTTCCCTATGGACGCCTGCCGCAAAGCTGTCTACTACACGGGCAACAGCGGGGCCGAGGCCGCCATGAACTGGGTCATGTCACACATGGATGATCCAG ATTTTGCGAACCCCCTCATCCTGCCTGGGTCTAGCGGGCCAGGCTCCACAAGTGCGGCAGCCGACCCCCCTCCCGAGGACTGTGTGACCACCATTGTCTCCATGGGCTTCTCCCGGGACCAGGCCCTGAAAGCGCTGCGGGCCACG AACAATAGTTTAGAACGGGCTGTGGACTGGATCTTCAGTCACATTGATGACCTGGATGCTGAAGCTGCCATGGACATCTCAGAGGGCCGCTCAGCTGCCGACTCCATCTCTGAGTCTGTGCCAGTGGGACCTAAAGTCCGGGATGGTCCTGGAA AGTATCAGCTCTTTGCCTTCATTAGTCACATGGGCACCTCGACCATGTGTGGTCACTACGTCTGCCACATCAAGAAGGAAGGCAG